A region of the Anguilla anguilla isolate fAngAng1 chromosome 16, fAngAng1.pri, whole genome shotgun sequence genome:
GATGGACATTGTGGATACACCAAACATTGCACACCAAAGTTGGGCTTTGGGCtaagttgtttgtgaaatgtaagGTCTGCCACAGGGTTCTGGCCCACTGGTGATATCCCcatacatgcatttacacacatttaaattgtGGAATATAGCCATAGCAATTTCCTATTCACAATTGTTAttctgtggtttatttttagtCTGATCTGGGCTGGGCTTTTTAAGTTTCCTAGAGCCCCGAACAGGCCAAGTGGTGTAATCAAATGCATTGGTATTATGGAATTATAAACCCTTGCATGCTTTGCACTTGTTTTTCCTGTTATTTGCAGATTTCTAGAAAACTCAGTTGAAAGGGAACACTGTTGGTTTAAAGTATGCTTTAAAATTACATTAGTTCTTCATTTTCCATACCAGAAAAACTCAATGAATCAAAAACTTTTGCAAATGAATTGATGCTATTTTGGTTAGTCCTTTTGCTGCAGTATGGACAAGACTGTGATTGGTAGCTGCTAGCAATTATGACTGAAATAACAGCAAGCCAACCGAATATCAGTAAAAAATGATTCTCCTGCTCACCCATAATTGCTCTTATTTGTTCTTAGGGTGAAAGCCAAAGGAGACATCAGGGCGATGTCGAAAGAAGTTCAGCCGGGATCCAATTACAGTGATCCACCCGTGTGCACAAACCCTGGTAACCCTGTGTTTTCATGCGTGATGCAATCTGATTCTGCATCTGCACCATCTGCAGACAGCAAACCTCAGAACATCCTCTACAAAACGACATCCAGCGTCTACGGCTTGCTCCCACCCACATATGAATCTTCGCCTTGCACCTACCACCCAGTGTCAATGCAATTCTCAGACCACCTCAACAAGTGTGGGATGTACCGGAATAACTCATTCAATACAAGTGTGGATAGAAGCAGAGTGTATGACTGTCCTAATCTGCGTAATACTCTATGAGTAATTTAACTGCCTTGAGTAAAATTACGTATACTTTGCACccttgttttccattttaactGCTGGTTTGTGAATCTTGCCTTTGCTTTAGATGTGGCACGTGACATTTTTGTGTGCTATCCACATTgtgtaaaaatgataatgtGCTGTGGAATTTCTCCTGAAAAGGACTCTTCATCTAGTCCAAATGAACCATGTCATAGTAACTGATGGTATATGCTGATACAGAAAGGGTTGCATAATTTTTAATGGCCTTAGGAACAACTGAAATGTGTATGCATTTTGTACAATGTCTTTAgaacaaaaatgatcaaatgTCAAGTAATCAGAAGAAATAAGTAGCAGAATCCTGTAAGTGTTTACAGTCACAATAAAGTACTTTTAATTAGTTAATGCAAATA
Encoded here:
- the LOC118214709 gene encoding uncharacterized protein C15orf65; its protein translation is MSKEVQPGSNYSDPPVCTNPGNPVFSCVMQSDSASAPSADSKPQNILYKTTSSVYGLLPPTYESSPCTYHPVSMQFSDHLNKCGMYRNNSFNTSVDRSRVYDCPNLRNTL